In Bacteroidales bacterium, a genomic segment contains:
- a CDS encoding DUF5011 domain-containing protein, which produces MQQFVKFSLFLIVIFLAFYSCEKVMDDKIPPTLILKGSNPLTMFPGCNFTEPGFILKDDLTSVEQIEMIVDFSTVNTDSVGVYTVDYKATDADGNTALASRRVEIKPLSNAFYQGRFLASDTIKPFNQIVPPYHINCELFSTTFNWIKVYNFNNFGSHFNLIMIPDSIGNIDLTYSLSDTIISGIGTTFCDMSGFRLEYQVETPEEGISVHHVTYKFD; this is translated from the coding sequence ATGCAACAATTCGTAAAATTCTCACTTTTTCTTATCGTCATTTTCCTTGCTTTTTATTCCTGTGAAAAAGTCATGGATGACAAAATTCCACCTACCTTGATCCTTAAGGGAAGCAATCCTTTGACTATGTTCCCGGGATGCAATTTCACCGAACCGGGTTTCATTTTGAAAGATGACCTTACATCAGTTGAGCAAATTGAAATGATAGTAGACTTTTCAACCGTGAACACTGATAGTGTAGGCGTTTACACGGTTGATTACAAGGCAACAGATGCCGATGGCAATACTGCATTGGCAAGCCGGCGTGTGGAAATAAAACCTCTTTCAAATGCTTTTTATCAGGGCCGATTTTTAGCCAGCGACACGATAAAGCCATTTAACCAGATTGTTCCACCATACCACATCAACTGCGAGTTATTCAGCACCACGTTCAACTGGATAAAGGTTTATAATTTCAATAATTTCGGAAGCCATTTCAACCTGATAATGATCCCCGATTCGATTGGAAATATTGATCTTACTTACAGCCTTTCCGATACAATTATCAGCGGTATTGGTACAACATTTTGCGATATGAGCGGGTTTCGGCTTGAATACCAGGTTGAAACCCCTGAAGAAGGAATTTCAGTTCATCATGTGACATACAAATTTGATTAA
- a CDS encoding BamA/TamA family outer membrane protein, with protein MTKLFKPIFNLPVLSWFSGCLALILISLSFHLSAQVTIGQTEFQIDYMQPSEYEIGGITVTGIEYLDKNVLIMISGLTVGQKIKIPSDKFRDAINNLWKQGLFEHVSIAATDVKDNLIFLNIELKERPRMSKYSFNGVSKSEGDNLKDEIKINAGDVVTENMVATARYRIVSYFTKKGFLDTQVEIDQIPDTSRVNSVTLIFNIDKKEKIKIYQIELSGNKDLSTEQALRALKNTKEMGVFRPLDDIEILIWDVTKAVLSLQFDSIYDQATHYFNENVRIRIFKSSKYIETDFEEDKRNLISKYQSLGYRDARIVKDSIYRKDEKSISIIIEVEEGPQYYFGDINWIGNTKYTDEFLSSVLRIKKGDIYNKELLNTNLSFNPAGIDVSSLYLDDGYLFFQAVPIEVNVENDTIDLEVRIREGKQARVSKVLVKGNDKTNDNVVIRELRSRPGQLFNRSNIIRTTRELAQLRYFNAETIKPDVQPNPTDGTVDVIYEVEETSADQVELSGGWGYGRIIGTLGLSFNNFSLKNIFNKDAWKPIPSGDGQKLSVRLQSYGKGYISYNFSFTEPWLGGRKPHAFSVSYFHSLYSNGQPKNSPLRSSFTTDGITFGLGKRLEWPDDYFTLYQAINLQVYNLKNYAQVFSFGGGTGQYNNINYNIVLARNSIDAPIYPRSGSEVSLSLTVTPPYSAFSDKNYNLMSVEEKYKWIEYHKWKIKANFYTNPVSNLVVSFRTQFGFLGAYNKDIGVTPFERFYLGGDGLSGYNNLDGRELIGMRGYGNETITPEYYKNRNIGGTIYSKYTFELRFPLSLNPSATIYGLTFLEAGNAWESFASFNPFKVYRAAGFGMRVFLPMFGILGLDWGYGFDEVPGLPNANGAQFHFSINQSID; from the coding sequence ATGACGAAATTATTCAAACCGATTTTTAATCTTCCCGTGTTGTCCTGGTTTTCGGGATGCCTGGCTTTAATTTTAATCAGCCTTTCATTTCACTTATCCGCACAAGTTACTATCGGACAAACTGAATTTCAGATTGACTACATGCAGCCATCTGAATATGAAATTGGCGGTATCACTGTCACAGGGATTGAATACCTTGACAAAAATGTACTGATTATGATTTCGGGGCTGACTGTAGGTCAAAAAATTAAAATCCCCAGCGACAAATTCCGGGATGCGATCAACAATTTATGGAAACAGGGACTTTTTGAGCATGTTAGCATTGCCGCCACCGATGTCAAGGATAACCTGATTTTCCTTAATATCGAGCTGAAAGAGCGGCCGCGTATGTCAAAGTATTCTTTCAACGGCGTATCAAAATCGGAAGGCGATAACCTCAAAGACGAAATAAAAATCAATGCCGGAGATGTTGTCACCGAAAATATGGTTGCTACTGCACGTTACCGCATTGTCAGCTACTTTACAAAAAAGGGCTTCCTTGATACGCAGGTCGAAATAGATCAGATACCTGATACTTCAAGAGTAAATAGTGTTACCCTCATTTTCAATATTGATAAAAAAGAAAAAATAAAAATTTACCAGATCGAGCTGTCTGGAAACAAGGACCTTTCCACCGAGCAAGCTTTACGTGCACTCAAAAATACCAAGGAAATGGGTGTGTTCCGGCCGTTGGACGACATTGAAATTCTGATCTGGGACGTTACAAAAGCAGTGCTTTCCCTGCAGTTTGACAGCATTTACGATCAAGCCACCCATTATTTTAATGAAAATGTAAGGATTAGAATTTTCAAGTCATCTAAATACATTGAAACCGATTTTGAAGAAGACAAGAGAAACCTTATCAGCAAATACCAGTCTCTTGGTTACCGCGATGCCAGAATCGTTAAAGATTCCATTTACCGAAAAGATGAAAAATCCATAAGTATCATCATCGAGGTGGAGGAAGGGCCACAATATTATTTTGGGGATATCAACTGGATTGGCAACACCAAATACACGGATGAATTCCTAAGCAGTGTCCTGAGAATAAAAAAAGGCGACATTTACAATAAGGAACTACTGAATACAAATCTCTCATTTAACCCGGCAGGCATTGATGTCAGTTCGTTGTACCTTGACGACGGATACCTGTTTTTTCAGGCGGTGCCCATTGAGGTAAATGTTGAAAATGATACCATTGACCTTGAAGTAAGAATACGTGAAGGCAAGCAGGCGCGTGTGAGTAAGGTACTGGTAAAAGGCAATGACAAAACAAACGACAATGTGGTTATCCGTGAGTTGAGATCGCGACCGGGGCAGTTATTCAATCGTTCAAATATTATCCGTACAACCAGAGAATTGGCCCAGCTAAGATATTTCAATGCCGAAACCATCAAGCCTGATGTTCAGCCTAATCCAACTGACGGCACTGTAGATGTAATTTACGAAGTGGAAGAGACCTCAGCCGATCAGGTTGAGTTATCAGGTGGTTGGGGTTACGGACGGATTATCGGAACACTGGGATTGTCGTTCAATAATTTTTCGTTGAAAAACATATTCAATAAGGATGCCTGGAAACCCATCCCATCAGGTGATGGGCAAAAACTATCAGTCAGGCTGCAGTCATATGGAAAAGGATACATCAGCTACAATTTCTCGTTTACCGAACCCTGGCTTGGGGGGCGCAAACCACATGCCTTCAGCGTTTCCTATTTTCATTCGCTTTATTCAAACGGGCAACCCAAGAACAGCCCTCTCAGGTCGTCCTTCACAACAGATGGAATTACTTTCGGTTTGGGTAAACGTCTTGAGTGGCCGGATGACTATTTTACCCTTTACCAGGCTATCAACCTACAGGTTTACAACCTGAAAAACTACGCTCAGGTATTCTCCTTCGGCGGCGGGACTGGTCAGTATAACAATATTAATTACAACATAGTCCTTGCCCGAAACTCAATTGATGCTCCCATTTATCCACGTTCAGGCTCCGAGGTTTCGCTTTCGTTAACTGTTACACCGCCTTATTCTGCTTTTAGCGATAAGAATTATAACCTGATGAGTGTTGAAGAAAAATACAAATGGATTGAGTACCACAAATGGAAAATAAAAGCCAACTTCTACACTAACCCCGTGAGTAACCTTGTAGTGAGTTTCAGAACACAATTTGGCTTTCTGGGCGCTTATAACAAAGACATAGGAGTTACTCCTTTCGAGCGATTCTACCTTGGCGGCGACGGATTATCCGGCTACAATAACCTTGATGGCCGCGAGTTGATCGGAATGCGTGGATATGGAAATGAAACCATCACCCCGGAGTATTACAAAAACCGCAATATTGGTGGTACAATTTACAGCAAATATACATTTGAACTGCGATTCCCACTTTCACTCAATCCTAGTGCAACCATTTACGGGCTAACATTTTTGGAAGCTGGAAATGCCTGGGAAAGTTTTGCATCATTCAATCCTTTTAAAGTTTATCGTGCAGCGGGATTTGGCATGAGGGTCTTTCTGCCGATGTTTGGTATCCTTGGCCTCGACTGGGGTTATGGGTTTGATGAAGTACCCGGCTTGCCGAACGCCAACGGGGCACAATTCCACTTTTC
- a CDS encoding isoprenyl transferase yields MSFKEKIDMERLPRHIAVIMDGNGRWAKKQGLMRTLGHENGVLAVRETAEAAAEIGIEFLTLYAFSTENWKRPRHEVDALMRLLIKTIDSEMKTLIDNDIRLLAIGNLTALQKKTYEHLQWAIEKTKNHKRLNLILALSYSSHHEIMEATKEIARRVLKKELAIDDINEAVISNHLYTKDFPDPELLIRTSGEFRISNFLLWQLAYSEIYITPKLWPDFRKEDFYQAIVNFQCRERRFGKTSEQISEKVNI; encoded by the coding sequence ATGAGTTTTAAAGAAAAAATAGATATGGAAAGGTTGCCCAGACACATTGCCGTTATTATGGACGGTAATGGCAGGTGGGCAAAGAAACAGGGATTGATGCGAACTTTAGGGCATGAAAACGGTGTGTTGGCTGTGCGTGAAACTGCCGAGGCTGCCGCTGAGATTGGGATTGAGTTCCTTACATTGTATGCTTTTTCAACCGAAAACTGGAAGCGACCCCGCCATGAGGTGGATGCACTCATGCGACTTTTAATCAAAACCATCGATAGTGAGATGAAAACATTGATTGATAATGACATCCGTTTGCTTGCCATCGGGAACCTCACTGCCCTGCAAAAGAAAACATATGAACATCTGCAATGGGCAATAGAAAAAACCAAAAACCACAAACGGCTGAACCTTATCCTTGCGTTAAGTTACAGTTCTCATCACGAAATTATGGAAGCTACAAAAGAAATTGCCCGTCGTGTTCTCAAAAAAGAGCTTGCCATTGACGATATTAATGAAGCGGTAATTTCCAACCATCTTTATACCAAAGATTTTCCCGACCCCGAGTTGCTGATCCGCACAAGCGGCGAATTCAGGATCAGTAATTTCCTCCTTTGGCAGTTGGCCTATTCAGAAATTTACATCACACCAAAGTTATGGCCTGATTTCAGAAAAGAAGATTTTTACCAGGCCATTGTGAATTTTCAATGCAGAGAGAGACGATTTGGAAAAACCAGTGAACAAATCAGTGAGAAAGTAAACATCTGA